Proteins encoded within one genomic window of Canis lupus familiaris isolate Mischka breed German Shepherd chromosome 12, alternate assembly UU_Cfam_GSD_1.0, whole genome shotgun sequence:
- the CUL7 gene encoding cullin-7 isoform X1, with product MVGELRYREFRVPLGPGLHAYPDELIRQRVGHDGHPEYQIRWLILRRGDEGEGGSSQVDCKAEHILLWMSNDEIYANCHKMLGEDGQVIGPSQEITGEAGALDKSVLGEMETDVKSLIQRALRQLEECVGTIPPAPLLHTVHVLSAYASIEPLTGVFKDPRVLDLLMHMLSSPDYQIRWSAGRMIQALASHDAGTRTQILLSLSQQEAIEKHLDFDSRCALLALFAQATLSEHPMSFEGIQLPQVPGRLLFSLVKRYLHVTSLLDQLNDSAAEPGAQNNSGPEELSGERDRLELEFSMAMGTLISELVQAMRWDWALSRQRPLARSSCSIFQPQLAEAGPGLPPTRAQPSIRRSRRFRPRSEFASGNTYALYVRETLQAGMRVRMLDDYEEVSAGDEGEFRQSNNGMPPVQVLWESTGRTYWVHWHMLEILGFEEDIEDVVEANEYQGAVVSGALGVALPSWRWKPMTELYAVPYVLPEDEDAEESEHLTQAEWWELLFFIKKLDGPDHQEVLQILQENLDGEILDDEILAELAVPMELAQDLLLALPQRLDDSALRDLLNCRVYRKYGPEALAGHPAYPTLLEAQAQPQESAGAARVEGKEPPAQYPDTPLWRLLVDCGPPGRTFLDLERALSSEGPQETEIKPFLLQLQRQPQPFLILMQSLATPAANKPLHLTVLRILMQLVDFPEALLLPWHEAMDACMACLRSPDTDREVLQELIFFLHRLASVSRDYAVVLNQLGARDAISKALEKHLGKLELAQELRDMVFKCEKHAHLYRKLTTNILGGCIQMVLGQIEDHRRTHRPINIPFFDVFLRYLCQGSSMEVKEDKCWEKVEVSSNPHRASKLTDRNPKTYWESSGSAGSHYITLHMHQGILIRQLTLLVAGEDSSYMPARVVVFGGDSTNSLNTELNSVNVMPSASRVILLENLTRFWPIIQIRIKRCQQGGIDTRIRGLEVLGPKPTFWPVFREQLCRHTRLFYMVRAQAWSQDIAEDRRSLLHLSSRLNGALRQEQNFADRFLPDDEAAQALGKTCWEALVSPLVQNITSPASPTALETCPALACSSQPPDEDGISPLGWLLDQYLECREAAHNPQSRAAAFSSRVRRLTHLLVHVEPCEAPLPAAAAPRTKSRNRSHDWSSLATRGLPSSIVRNLTRCWQAVVEEQVNNFLTSHWRDDDFVPRYCEHFHNLQKSSSELFGPRAAFLLALQNGCAGGLLKLPFLKAAHVSEQFARHIDQRIQGSRIGGARGMEMLAQLQRCLETVLIFSGLEIATTFEHYYQHYMADRLLGVGSSWLEGAVLEQIGPCFPNRLPQQMLQSLSTSEELQRQFHVYQLQRLDQELLKLEDTEKKIQGGHETSDKEHKGEKAEEAEGAVVTNVVEEEEEEENEDLYYEGAMPEVSVLVLSPRCWPIASICHTLNPRTCLPSYLRGTLNRYSNFYSKSQSYPALEQGPKRRLQWTWLGRAELQFGDQTLHVSTVQMWLLLYLNDLQAVSVESLLALSGLSPDMLNQAITPLTSLRGPLDLREENDVPGGVLKIRDASEEPRPRRGNVWLIPPQVYLKAEDEEGRNLEKRRNLLNCLIVRILKAHGDKGLHIDQLVCRVLDAWQKGPCPPRGLVSSLGRGSACNSTDVLSCILHLLGKGTVRRHDDQPQMLSYAVPMTVMEPHTESLNPGSSGPNPPLTFHTLQIRSRGVPYASCTGTQSFSTFR from the exons ATGGTGGGGGAACTCCGCTACAGGGAATTCAGAGTGCCTCTGGGACCTGGCTTGCATGCCTACCCAGATGAGCTGATCCGCCAGCGGGTAGGCCACGATGGGCATCCTGAGTACCAGATCCGCTGGCTCATCCTCAGGCGTGGGGATGAAGGGGAAGGGGGCTCTAGCCAAGTGGACTGCAAGGCTGAGCATATCCTACTGTGGATGTCCAACGACGAGATCTATGCCAACTGCCACAAGATGCTGGGCGAGGACGGCCAGGTCATCGGCCCCTCTCAGGAGATCACAGGGGAGGCTGGGGCCCTGGACAAATCTGTGTTGGGGGAAATGGAAACTGATGTGAAGTCTTTAATTCAGAGGGCCCTCCGGCAGCTGGAAGAGTGTGTGGGTACCATCCCTCCTGCTCCTTTACTTCACACTGTCCATGTACTCAGCGCCTATGCCAGCATTGAGCCCCTGACTGGGGTATTCAAAGACCCAAGGGTCCTGGACCTGCTCATGCACATGTTGAGTAGTCCTGATTATCAGATTCGCTGGAGTGCAGGCCGGATGATACAAGCCCTGGCCTCCCATGATGCTG GGACTCGGACCCAGATCCTTCTGTCACTAAGCCAGCAAGAGGCCATTGAGAAACACCTGGATTTTGACAGCCGCTGTGCTCTACTAGCTTTGTTTGCACAGGCCACACTCTCTGAACACCCTATGTCTTTCGAAGGCATCCAGCTGCCACAG GTCCCAGGAAGGCTACTCTTCTCCCTGGTGAAGCGCTATTTGCACGTCACTTCCCTTCTGGACCAGCTGAATGACAGTGCTGCAGAACCAGGAGCCCAGAACAACTCTGGTCCCGAGGAGTTGAGTGGGGAAAGGGATCGACTGGAGCTGGAGTTCAGCATGGCCAtgggcaccttgatctcagagctGGTGCAGGCCATGCGCTGGGACTGGGCCTTGAGCAGACAAAGGCCTTTGGCACGGTCCTCCTGCTCCATCTTCCAGCCCCAACTGGCAGAGGCTGGCCCCGGGCTGCCACCCACCCGGGCCCAGCCCTCCATTAGGAGGTCAAGGAGGTTCCGCCCTCGCTCTGAGTTTGCAAGTGGCAATACTTATGCCTTGTATGTGCGAGAGACGCTGCAGGCTGGGATGCGAGTGCGCATGCTGGATGACTACGAGGAGGTCAGCGCTGGGGATGAGGGAGAGTTCCGTCAGAGCAACAACGGCATGCCCCCCGTGCAG GTGTTGTGGGAGTCGACGGGCCGCACCTACTGGGTGCACTGGCACATGCTGGAAATTCTGGGCTTTGAGGAAGACATTGAGGATGTGGTTGAGGCCAATGAGTACCAGGGGGCAGTGGTCAGTGGAGCCCTGGGTGTAG CTCTGCCTTCCTGGCGGTGGAAGCCCATGACAGAGCTCTATGCAGTGCCCTACGTGCTGCCTGAGGATGAGGATGCTGAGGAGAGTGAGCACCTGACCCAGGCGGAGTGGTGGGAGCTCCTCTTCTTTATCAAGAAGCTGGACGGGCCTGACCATCAGGAGGTTCTCCAGATCCTCCAGGAGAACCTGGATGGGGAG ATTCTGGATGACGAGATCCTGGCTGAGCTGGCTGTGCCCATGGAGTTGGCCCAGGACCTACTGCTGGCTCTGCCACAGCGACTTGATGACAGCGCTCTCAGGGACCTGCTCAACTGCCGTGTCTACAGGAAATACGGGCCTGAGGCCCTGGCAGGGCACCCAGCTTACCCAACCCTTCTGgaagcccaggcccagcctcagGAATCAGCAGGTGCAGCCAGAGTGGAAG GAAAAGAACCCCCAGCTCAGTATCCTGACACTCCTCTGTGGCGACTGCTGGTGGATTGTGGTCCACCTGGGAGAACCTTCCTGGACCTGGAGCGAGCTCTCAGCTCAGAGGGGCCCCAGGAGACAGAGATCAAGCCGTTCCTGCTGCAGCTGCAGCGGCAGCCCCAACCTTTCCTTATCCTGATGCAGAGCCTCGCCACCCCGGCAGCCAACAAGCCCCTGCACCTGACCGTTCtgag aatCCTGATGCAGCTGGTGGACTTCCCCGAGGCGCTGCTGCTCCCCTGGCACGAGGCCATGGACGCCTGCATGGCCTGCCTGCGGTCACCAGACACTGACCGAGAG GTGCTCCAGGAACTGATCTTCTTCCTGCACCGCCTCGCTTCCGTGAGTAGGGACTATGCCGTGGTGCTGAATCAGCTGGGAGCCCGAGATGCCATCTCCAAGGCTCTGGAAAAGCATCTGGGCAAACTGGAGCTGGCTCAGGAGCTGCGGGACATGGTGTTCAAGTGTGAGAAGCATGCCCATCTCTACCGGAAACTCACCACCAACATCCTGGGAGGCTGTATCCAg ATGGTGCTGGGCCAGATCGAGGACCACCGACGAACCCACCGACCCATCAACATCCCCTTCTTTGACGTGTTCCTCAGATATCTGTGCCAGG GTTCCAGTATGGAAGTGAAGGAGGACAAGTGCTGGGAGAAAGTGGAGGTGTCCTCTAACCCACACCGGGCCAGCAAGCTGACGGACCGCAACCCCAAGACCTACTGGGAGTCCAGCGGCAGCGCCGGCTCCCACTACATCACCTTGCACATGCACCAGGGCATTCTCATCAG gCAGCTGACTCTGCTAGTGGCTGGTGAAGACTCGAGCTATATGCCAGCCAGGGTGGTGGTGTTTGGGGGTGACAGCACCAACTCTCTTAACACGGAACTCAACTCG GTCAATGTGATGCCCTCTGCCAGCCGGGTGATCCTGCTGGAGAACCTGACCCGCTTCTGGCCCATCATCCAGATCCGCATAAAGCGCTGCCAACAG GGCGGCATTGACACGCGCATTCGGGGGTTGGAGGTCCTGGGCCCCAAGCCCACATTCTGGCCAGTGTTTCGGGAGCAGCTGTGTCGTCACACACGTCTCTTCTACATGGTTCGGGCACAGGCCTGGAGCCAGGACATAGCAGAAGACCGCAGGAGCCTCCTGCACCTGAGCTCTAG ACTCAATGGGGCTCTGCGCCAGGAGCAGAATTTTGCTGATCGCTTCCTCCCTGATGACGAGGCCGCCCAAGCACTGGGCAAGACCTGCTGGGAGGCCCTGGTCAGCCCCCTGGTGCAGAACATCACCTCCCCTG cttctcccactgccctggAGACATGCCCTGCCTTGGCTTGTTCTTCCCAACCTCCAGATGAGGATGGCATCAGCCCCCTGGGCTGGCTGCTGGACCAGTACCTGGAGTGTCGGGAGGCTGCCCACAACCCCCAGAGCCGCGCAGCTGCATTCTCCTCACGGGTGCGCCGCCTCACCCACCTGCTGGTGCACGTGGAGCCCTGTGAGGCGCCCCTTCCAGCAGCAGCTGCTCCTCGGACCA AGAGCAGAAACAGAAGCCATGACTGGAGCTCCCTGGCTACCCGGGGGCTTCCCAGCAGCATCGTGAGAAACCTGACCCGCTGTTGGCAGGCCGTGGTGGAGGAGCAG GTGAACAACTTTCTGACATCACACTGGCGGGATGATGATTTTGTGCCGCGCTACTGTGAACACTTTCATAATCTGCAGAAGTCGAGCTCCGAGCTGTTTGGGCCACGGGCAGCTTTCTTGCTGGCGCTGCAGAATGGCTGTGCTGGTGGCTTGCTGAAGCTCCCATTTCTCAAAGCTGCCCAC GTGAGTGAGCAGTTTGCCCGGCACATTGACCAGCGGATCCAGGGCAGCCGCATTGGTGGAGCCCGGGGAATGGAGATGCTGGCGCAGCTGCAGCGGTGCCTGGAGACAGTCCTAATTTTCTCTGGCCTGGAGATAGCCACCACCTTCGAACATTACTACCA GCACTACATGGCCGACCGTCTCCTGGGCGTGGGCTCCAGCTGGCTGGAGGGGGCTGTGCTGGAGCAGATCGGCCCCTGCTTCCCCAACCGCCTCCCCCAGCAGATGCTACAGAGCCTGAGCACCTCTGAGGAGCTGCAGCGCCAGTTCCATGTCTACCAGCTCCAGCGGCTCGATCAGGAGCTCCTGAAGCTAGAGGACACCGAGAAGAAGATACAG GGGGGCCATGAGACCAGTGACAAGGAACAcaagggagagaaggcagaggaagcagagggagctgTGGTCACAAACGtggtagaggaggaggaggaggaggaaaatgaggatCTCTACTATGAGGGGGCAATGCCCGAAGTGTCTGTGCTAGTCCTGTCACCTCGCTGCTGGCCCATTGCCTCCATCTGCCACACGCTGAACCCCAGAACCTGCCTGCCCTCCTACCTCAGGGGCACTTTGAACCGATACTCCAACTTCTACAGCAAGA GTCAGAGCTACCCGGCCTTGGAGCAGGGCCCGAAGAGGCGGTTGCAGTGGACGTGGCTGGGCCGGGCCGAGCTGCAGTTTGGGGACCAGACCCTGCACGTGTCCACTGTCCAGATGTGGCTGCTGCTGTATCTCAATGACCTGCAG GCTGTGTCCGTGGAAAGTCTGCTGGCACTCTCGGGGCTCTCTCCAGACATGCTCAATCAGGCGATCACACCTCTCACATCTTTGAGAGGCCCCCTGGACCTTCGAGAGGAAAACGATGTCCCAGGAG GTGTGCTCAAGATTCGAGATGCCAGCGAGGAGCCCAGGCCAAGGAGGGGCAACGTGTGGCTCATCCCACCTCAGGTGTACCTGAAAGCTGAGGATGAAGAGGGCCGGAACTTGGAGAAGAGGCGGAACCTTCTGAACTGCCTCATTGTCCGGATCCTCAAGGCCCACGGGGACAAGGGGCTGCATATCGATCAGCTTGTCTGTCGG GTCCTGGATGCTTGGCAGAAGGGCCCATGTCCTCCCAGGGGTTTGGTCAGCAGCCTTGGTAGGGGATCTGCCTGCAACAGTACCGACGTCCTCTCCTGCATCCTGCACCTCCTGGGCAAGGGCACAGTGAGGCGCCATGATGACCAGCCCCAGATGCTGTCCTATGCAGTCCCCATGACTGTGATGGAGCCTCACACCGAGTCCTTGAACCCGGGTTCCTCAGGCCCCAACCCACCCCTCACCTTCCACACCCTGCAGATTCGCTCTCGGGGGGTGCCCTATGCCTCCTGCACAGGTACCCAGAGCTTCTCTACCTTCCGGTAG
- the CUL7 gene encoding cullin-7 isoform X2: MVGELRYREFRVPLGPGLHAYPDELIRQRVGHDGHPEYQIRWLILRRGDEGEGGSSQVDCKAEHILLWMSNDEIYANCHKMLGEDGQVIGPSQEITGEAGALDKSVLGEMETDVKSLIQRALRQLEECVGTIPPAPLLHTVHVLSAYASIEPLTGVFKDPRVLDLLMHMLSSPDYQIRWSAGRMIQALASHDAGTRTQILLSLSQQEAIEKHLDFDSRCALLALFAQATLSEHPMSFEGIQLPQVPGRLLFSLVKRYLHVTSLLDQLNDSAAEPGAQNNSGPEELSGERDRLELEFSMAMGTLISELVQAMRWDWALSRQRPLARSSCSIFQPQLAEAGPGLPPTRAQPSIRRSRRFRPRSEFASGNTYALYVRETLQAGMRVRMLDDYEEVSAGDEGEFRQSNNGMPPVQVLWESTGRTYWVHWHMLEILGFEEDIEDVVEANEYQGAVVSGALGVALPSWRWKPMTELYAVPYVLPEDEDAEESEHLTQAEWWELLFFIKKLDGPDHQEVLQILQENLDGEILDDEILAELAVPMELAQDLLLALPQRLDDSALRDLLNCRVYRKYGPEALAGHPAYPTLLEAQAQPQESAGKEPPAQYPDTPLWRLLVDCGPPGRTFLDLERALSSEGPQETEIKPFLLQLQRQPQPFLILMQSLATPAANKPLHLTVLRILMQLVDFPEALLLPWHEAMDACMACLRSPDTDREVLQELIFFLHRLASVSRDYAVVLNQLGARDAISKALEKHLGKLELAQELRDMVFKCEKHAHLYRKLTTNILGGCIQMVLGQIEDHRRTHRPINIPFFDVFLRYLCQGSSMEVKEDKCWEKVEVSSNPHRASKLTDRNPKTYWESSGSAGSHYITLHMHQGILIRQLTLLVAGEDSSYMPARVVVFGGDSTNSLNTELNSVNVMPSASRVILLENLTRFWPIIQIRIKRCQQGGIDTRIRGLEVLGPKPTFWPVFREQLCRHTRLFYMVRAQAWSQDIAEDRRSLLHLSSRLNGALRQEQNFADRFLPDDEAAQALGKTCWEALVSPLVQNITSPASPTALETCPALACSSQPPDEDGISPLGWLLDQYLECREAAHNPQSRAAAFSSRVRRLTHLLVHVEPCEAPLPAAAAPRTKSRNRSHDWSSLATRGLPSSIVRNLTRCWQAVVEEQVNNFLTSHWRDDDFVPRYCEHFHNLQKSSSELFGPRAAFLLALQNGCAGGLLKLPFLKAAHVSEQFARHIDQRIQGSRIGGARGMEMLAQLQRCLETVLIFSGLEIATTFEHYYQHYMADRLLGVGSSWLEGAVLEQIGPCFPNRLPQQMLQSLSTSEELQRQFHVYQLQRLDQELLKLEDTEKKIQGGHETSDKEHKGEKAEEAEGAVVTNVVEEEEEEENEDLYYEGAMPEVSVLVLSPRCWPIASICHTLNPRTCLPSYLRGTLNRYSNFYSKSQSYPALEQGPKRRLQWTWLGRAELQFGDQTLHVSTVQMWLLLYLNDLQAVSVESLLALSGLSPDMLNQAITPLTSLRGPLDLREENDVPGGVLKIRDASEEPRPRRGNVWLIPPQVYLKAEDEEGRNLEKRRNLLNCLIVRILKAHGDKGLHIDQLVCRVLDAWQKGPCPPRGLVSSLGRGSACNSTDVLSCILHLLGKGTVRRHDDQPQMLSYAVPMTVMEPHTESLNPGSSGPNPPLTFHTLQIRSRGVPYASCTGTQSFSTFR, from the exons ATGGTGGGGGAACTCCGCTACAGGGAATTCAGAGTGCCTCTGGGACCTGGCTTGCATGCCTACCCAGATGAGCTGATCCGCCAGCGGGTAGGCCACGATGGGCATCCTGAGTACCAGATCCGCTGGCTCATCCTCAGGCGTGGGGATGAAGGGGAAGGGGGCTCTAGCCAAGTGGACTGCAAGGCTGAGCATATCCTACTGTGGATGTCCAACGACGAGATCTATGCCAACTGCCACAAGATGCTGGGCGAGGACGGCCAGGTCATCGGCCCCTCTCAGGAGATCACAGGGGAGGCTGGGGCCCTGGACAAATCTGTGTTGGGGGAAATGGAAACTGATGTGAAGTCTTTAATTCAGAGGGCCCTCCGGCAGCTGGAAGAGTGTGTGGGTACCATCCCTCCTGCTCCTTTACTTCACACTGTCCATGTACTCAGCGCCTATGCCAGCATTGAGCCCCTGACTGGGGTATTCAAAGACCCAAGGGTCCTGGACCTGCTCATGCACATGTTGAGTAGTCCTGATTATCAGATTCGCTGGAGTGCAGGCCGGATGATACAAGCCCTGGCCTCCCATGATGCTG GGACTCGGACCCAGATCCTTCTGTCACTAAGCCAGCAAGAGGCCATTGAGAAACACCTGGATTTTGACAGCCGCTGTGCTCTACTAGCTTTGTTTGCACAGGCCACACTCTCTGAACACCCTATGTCTTTCGAAGGCATCCAGCTGCCACAG GTCCCAGGAAGGCTACTCTTCTCCCTGGTGAAGCGCTATTTGCACGTCACTTCCCTTCTGGACCAGCTGAATGACAGTGCTGCAGAACCAGGAGCCCAGAACAACTCTGGTCCCGAGGAGTTGAGTGGGGAAAGGGATCGACTGGAGCTGGAGTTCAGCATGGCCAtgggcaccttgatctcagagctGGTGCAGGCCATGCGCTGGGACTGGGCCTTGAGCAGACAAAGGCCTTTGGCACGGTCCTCCTGCTCCATCTTCCAGCCCCAACTGGCAGAGGCTGGCCCCGGGCTGCCACCCACCCGGGCCCAGCCCTCCATTAGGAGGTCAAGGAGGTTCCGCCCTCGCTCTGAGTTTGCAAGTGGCAATACTTATGCCTTGTATGTGCGAGAGACGCTGCAGGCTGGGATGCGAGTGCGCATGCTGGATGACTACGAGGAGGTCAGCGCTGGGGATGAGGGAGAGTTCCGTCAGAGCAACAACGGCATGCCCCCCGTGCAG GTGTTGTGGGAGTCGACGGGCCGCACCTACTGGGTGCACTGGCACATGCTGGAAATTCTGGGCTTTGAGGAAGACATTGAGGATGTGGTTGAGGCCAATGAGTACCAGGGGGCAGTGGTCAGTGGAGCCCTGGGTGTAG CTCTGCCTTCCTGGCGGTGGAAGCCCATGACAGAGCTCTATGCAGTGCCCTACGTGCTGCCTGAGGATGAGGATGCTGAGGAGAGTGAGCACCTGACCCAGGCGGAGTGGTGGGAGCTCCTCTTCTTTATCAAGAAGCTGGACGGGCCTGACCATCAGGAGGTTCTCCAGATCCTCCAGGAGAACCTGGATGGGGAG ATTCTGGATGACGAGATCCTGGCTGAGCTGGCTGTGCCCATGGAGTTGGCCCAGGACCTACTGCTGGCTCTGCCACAGCGACTTGATGACAGCGCTCTCAGGGACCTGCTCAACTGCCGTGTCTACAGGAAATACGGGCCTGAGGCCCTGGCAGGGCACCCAGCTTACCCAACCCTTCTGgaagcccaggcccagcctcagGAATCAGCAG GAAAAGAACCCCCAGCTCAGTATCCTGACACTCCTCTGTGGCGACTGCTGGTGGATTGTGGTCCACCTGGGAGAACCTTCCTGGACCTGGAGCGAGCTCTCAGCTCAGAGGGGCCCCAGGAGACAGAGATCAAGCCGTTCCTGCTGCAGCTGCAGCGGCAGCCCCAACCTTTCCTTATCCTGATGCAGAGCCTCGCCACCCCGGCAGCCAACAAGCCCCTGCACCTGACCGTTCtgag aatCCTGATGCAGCTGGTGGACTTCCCCGAGGCGCTGCTGCTCCCCTGGCACGAGGCCATGGACGCCTGCATGGCCTGCCTGCGGTCACCAGACACTGACCGAGAG GTGCTCCAGGAACTGATCTTCTTCCTGCACCGCCTCGCTTCCGTGAGTAGGGACTATGCCGTGGTGCTGAATCAGCTGGGAGCCCGAGATGCCATCTCCAAGGCTCTGGAAAAGCATCTGGGCAAACTGGAGCTGGCTCAGGAGCTGCGGGACATGGTGTTCAAGTGTGAGAAGCATGCCCATCTCTACCGGAAACTCACCACCAACATCCTGGGAGGCTGTATCCAg ATGGTGCTGGGCCAGATCGAGGACCACCGACGAACCCACCGACCCATCAACATCCCCTTCTTTGACGTGTTCCTCAGATATCTGTGCCAGG GTTCCAGTATGGAAGTGAAGGAGGACAAGTGCTGGGAGAAAGTGGAGGTGTCCTCTAACCCACACCGGGCCAGCAAGCTGACGGACCGCAACCCCAAGACCTACTGGGAGTCCAGCGGCAGCGCCGGCTCCCACTACATCACCTTGCACATGCACCAGGGCATTCTCATCAG gCAGCTGACTCTGCTAGTGGCTGGTGAAGACTCGAGCTATATGCCAGCCAGGGTGGTGGTGTTTGGGGGTGACAGCACCAACTCTCTTAACACGGAACTCAACTCG GTCAATGTGATGCCCTCTGCCAGCCGGGTGATCCTGCTGGAGAACCTGACCCGCTTCTGGCCCATCATCCAGATCCGCATAAAGCGCTGCCAACAG GGCGGCATTGACACGCGCATTCGGGGGTTGGAGGTCCTGGGCCCCAAGCCCACATTCTGGCCAGTGTTTCGGGAGCAGCTGTGTCGTCACACACGTCTCTTCTACATGGTTCGGGCACAGGCCTGGAGCCAGGACATAGCAGAAGACCGCAGGAGCCTCCTGCACCTGAGCTCTAG ACTCAATGGGGCTCTGCGCCAGGAGCAGAATTTTGCTGATCGCTTCCTCCCTGATGACGAGGCCGCCCAAGCACTGGGCAAGACCTGCTGGGAGGCCCTGGTCAGCCCCCTGGTGCAGAACATCACCTCCCCTG cttctcccactgccctggAGACATGCCCTGCCTTGGCTTGTTCTTCCCAACCTCCAGATGAGGATGGCATCAGCCCCCTGGGCTGGCTGCTGGACCAGTACCTGGAGTGTCGGGAGGCTGCCCACAACCCCCAGAGCCGCGCAGCTGCATTCTCCTCACGGGTGCGCCGCCTCACCCACCTGCTGGTGCACGTGGAGCCCTGTGAGGCGCCCCTTCCAGCAGCAGCTGCTCCTCGGACCA AGAGCAGAAACAGAAGCCATGACTGGAGCTCCCTGGCTACCCGGGGGCTTCCCAGCAGCATCGTGAGAAACCTGACCCGCTGTTGGCAGGCCGTGGTGGAGGAGCAG GTGAACAACTTTCTGACATCACACTGGCGGGATGATGATTTTGTGCCGCGCTACTGTGAACACTTTCATAATCTGCAGAAGTCGAGCTCCGAGCTGTTTGGGCCACGGGCAGCTTTCTTGCTGGCGCTGCAGAATGGCTGTGCTGGTGGCTTGCTGAAGCTCCCATTTCTCAAAGCTGCCCAC GTGAGTGAGCAGTTTGCCCGGCACATTGACCAGCGGATCCAGGGCAGCCGCATTGGTGGAGCCCGGGGAATGGAGATGCTGGCGCAGCTGCAGCGGTGCCTGGAGACAGTCCTAATTTTCTCTGGCCTGGAGATAGCCACCACCTTCGAACATTACTACCA GCACTACATGGCCGACCGTCTCCTGGGCGTGGGCTCCAGCTGGCTGGAGGGGGCTGTGCTGGAGCAGATCGGCCCCTGCTTCCCCAACCGCCTCCCCCAGCAGATGCTACAGAGCCTGAGCACCTCTGAGGAGCTGCAGCGCCAGTTCCATGTCTACCAGCTCCAGCGGCTCGATCAGGAGCTCCTGAAGCTAGAGGACACCGAGAAGAAGATACAG GGGGGCCATGAGACCAGTGACAAGGAACAcaagggagagaaggcagaggaagcagagggagctgTGGTCACAAACGtggtagaggaggaggaggaggaggaaaatgaggatCTCTACTATGAGGGGGCAATGCCCGAAGTGTCTGTGCTAGTCCTGTCACCTCGCTGCTGGCCCATTGCCTCCATCTGCCACACGCTGAACCCCAGAACCTGCCTGCCCTCCTACCTCAGGGGCACTTTGAACCGATACTCCAACTTCTACAGCAAGA GTCAGAGCTACCCGGCCTTGGAGCAGGGCCCGAAGAGGCGGTTGCAGTGGACGTGGCTGGGCCGGGCCGAGCTGCAGTTTGGGGACCAGACCCTGCACGTGTCCACTGTCCAGATGTGGCTGCTGCTGTATCTCAATGACCTGCAG GCTGTGTCCGTGGAAAGTCTGCTGGCACTCTCGGGGCTCTCTCCAGACATGCTCAATCAGGCGATCACACCTCTCACATCTTTGAGAGGCCCCCTGGACCTTCGAGAGGAAAACGATGTCCCAGGAG GTGTGCTCAAGATTCGAGATGCCAGCGAGGAGCCCAGGCCAAGGAGGGGCAACGTGTGGCTCATCCCACCTCAGGTGTACCTGAAAGCTGAGGATGAAGAGGGCCGGAACTTGGAGAAGAGGCGGAACCTTCTGAACTGCCTCATTGTCCGGATCCTCAAGGCCCACGGGGACAAGGGGCTGCATATCGATCAGCTTGTCTGTCGG GTCCTGGATGCTTGGCAGAAGGGCCCATGTCCTCCCAGGGGTTTGGTCAGCAGCCTTGGTAGGGGATCTGCCTGCAACAGTACCGACGTCCTCTCCTGCATCCTGCACCTCCTGGGCAAGGGCACAGTGAGGCGCCATGATGACCAGCCCCAGATGCTGTCCTATGCAGTCCCCATGACTGTGATGGAGCCTCACACCGAGTCCTTGAACCCGGGTTCCTCAGGCCCCAACCCACCCCTCACCTTCCACACCCTGCAGATTCGCTCTCGGGGGGTGCCCTATGCCTCCTGCACAGGTACCCAGAGCTTCTCTACCTTCCGGTAG